In Sphingomonas sp. LT1P40, the DNA window TATCGAACGTCGGCCACCGCTTCCCGCGCTCGGCTAGGAGGGCCGGCGCGGTATCGTACCGGAACCGACTGCCCACCCACCCGTTCCCGCTGCATCCCCGAAACAGGAGCAGCCCCATGCCCACCCCACAGGAACTCAAGGATAAATTCTGGAAAGCGCTCGACGACGATCGCACGCTTTTCCTCGGTCTGGACGGCGTCGATGACGGCCATGCGCAGCCGATGACCGCGCTGCGCGATACCGACAGCGATGGCGGCCCGATCTGGTTCTTCACGACGAAGGACAATGGCATCGTCCAGTCGTTGCAGGAAGGCAGCCGCGCGATGGCGCATTTCGTCACGAGGGGTCATGATCTGTGGGCAACGCTCCACGGCAATCTGTCCGTCGACACTGACCGCGCGGTGATCGACCGGTTGTGGAATCCCTTCGTCGCCGCCTGGTACGAAGGTGGAAAGGACGATCCGAAATTACAGCTGCTGCGCCTCGATGCCGAAAGTGCGCAAATCTGGCTCAACGAGAACAGCCTGTTCGCAGGCATCAAGATGTTGCTCGGTGCCGATCCCAAGCAGGAATATCGCGACAAGGTCGCCGAAGTTTCGCTCAATTGAGGAAAACGCCATGTCTTACGTAAAGACCCGCGACGGGACCGATATCTACGTCAAGGATTGGGACG includes these proteins:
- a CDS encoding pyridoxamine 5'-phosphate oxidase family protein, which translates into the protein MPTPQELKDKFWKALDDDRTLFLGLDGVDDGHAQPMTALRDTDSDGGPIWFFTTKDNGIVQSLQEGSRAMAHFVTRGHDLWATLHGNLSVDTDRAVIDRLWNPFVAAWYEGGKDDPKLQLLRLDAESAQIWLNENSLFAGIKMLLGADPKQEYRDKVAEVSLN